Within Planococcus citri chromosome 2, ihPlaCitr1.1, whole genome shotgun sequence, the genomic segment TGATGTGTAGGAAGGTTCGATCCTCGTAAAggattacctacattttaaaattatcagaCAAATCGAGACTAAAACACGTTTAGGTACAAGCGAGATAATACTTACCTTATCACGCAAATTTGTGAATCCATGTAAttgatttcctgaaaaattattcagttcacTACCGAGTTTTTTTTGCAGACCgcattttgaggaattttgtcAAACGAAATggaattacattttcaaataggtacgagtaggtataagtacatagtacatataaaTACAACTTGCATCGAACATGCTCCATCATTACCTAATCAGAGTTTAATTTGTTTTTGTGATCTCGAATATCTCAAGTCGGCAAAGTAGTGTTAGAAATGCttcgtttgtgtttttttgtgatatttatTACTGTTCAAAGTGTGGCAGTTGAACAAGACCATAACAAGAATTTGGATGATCGTACCATCTTCAGAGATCCTCATCATCAATTCAAGATGGAACAAGAAATTGTGCATCATCGAGTTCCTAGGGGAGTGATATGGGATAAAAAGAATAGGTGGCCTAGTTCCACAATTCCTTATGAAATCAGCTCAAAGATCagtaatagattttttttcaacttttaaataatACATttcataagtacctaccttatctaACCTATTGAGATGAAGAAATAAGAGGAATGATATGAATCACAGAAATGTTAACCTCTGtcggaatttttttctgtttcaaggTAAGCCGACACGTGATGAAATTAAGCGGGGAATTGCACTTCTGGAAAGCAAAACATGTTTGAAATTTAAGCAGAGAACGGGTGGATGTCGTGAAAAAAGATTTCTCAGTTTCTTATTTGGGTAAAACTCTGATTTAACAGAATCATCTGGTGTTTGCTTTCTAAAGTTATCATGGTGATTTCTAGATACCCACTTTCTAACTTTCTACAAATTTCtagtctttcaaaattttatataggTAAATATAATACAAATAAGAATCTGTAGTTTAGCGCGTACGTGTGTTTCTCTACAGAACGAAACCATGCATGCCTGAAGATTACATATTCTTTCAAGATGATGACCGTGACTGTTACGCAGATATTGGTAGACGAGGTGGCAAACAAATAGTAAGTACCAGTGGAGAAGAAAACTTCCAAGAAGCATGAGTTACAATACCTACAACTATGCTCAAGTATCAGTGAACACGATTTcgaaaatcgagattttttttcgaatatttcaatcaaAAGCTCACAATTTACTTTTagacatttctaaaatttttcaattttttagaaaccaaataaataggcacctacctacttgttttttcaatcatttttttctaaacaagcatttatcaatttaattttctgtaTCTTTTTCTCTTTCATAAGCCTTTGATGACGAAATTTTTTAGATAAATGTTGGTGACTGTTCTGAAGCTGTGTTTTTAATAATACATGAAATCATGCACGCTTTAGGATTCGCCCATGAGCACCAAAGAATGGATCGAGACGAATACATAGAAGTTCGTTACAAcaacttaagtaggtacctacgagtacttagCTACTTACATACATGTGTATACTAGCCTACCTACCGTTTTACATACCTTCTTCTTGAACTTATActtaaaaataatacttgcataatttgtttttaaaattactccaACCATACAATATTAAGTATGTATTCTGACCAAGAATTCATTTTGATGTCAACAGTCGCACGATATAAGAGCGAATTCGATAAATTAGATTCAGATACAATGGGAATACCATACGATTTTTACAGTGTGATGCATTATGATTCATATAGCTGGTCCAAAGATGGAAATAAACCCGTTTTGGTGCCAAAGGTGAGTATCGACAAAGTCACTTAGGTgcttacctatgtacctatgtacctacctacttataatatcTTCTTCTCGACTAATAGGTAAATATGTTGCCAATAGCTAATCTGAAAATGCCCTaacaaacgaaaaatgaaaaaattatgtactttctCTTAATAATAGCTAGATAGGTAGCTACATAACTTCCTTCATTTATAGACAGTTTACCTACTTACCGATGCTTTGTATGGTTCTTTTTCCAGGTACCTGGTGTTGGGTTAATAAGTGATAATAAACTGAATGAAAATGATGTactcaaaataaacaaattattcaaatgctGATGCCGAtgttattttttagaaatttgaaatttgtactcagaaaaatattacaaagtacataataatatgtaggtatgagtACTCAATTTGTAATTCTCATAACTCGTTaatgggacttttttttttatcaatatcaaATTTGAGATGTGTTATACCTAAATTTACGGATAAGAAACCCGCGATAgattgtaaaataatttctatGAATAATGTCAAAATGATGTGAGTATTGAATTAtcagctaggtacctacctgagtTGATTACAAGGTATACTTATTGGAGCGATTCAATTATTGAAGTTGctgggaaaataatttcaacttcagaTACCTACAGACTCCATATTAGAGTGGATCGACTAAAAAACAAGTCGATTGGATTTCAGTCAAATTCAACAGAGACGTTCAtcatttgagttgaaagttagtTACCTACTCAGAAAAAATGCTAGCTCCAGACGGAGATTTCCCTGAAGGGAAGAAATAATGAGCCCTCAAGTCCAAGACACCTTTTAggattctactgagcggttaaaaatcTATGATGCACTGCCTCGGTCGTCTCgggttattgaaatttccaatagacaattttttgaaattcaattcaattctaaTTCGCTCGCGCGAAGCGAGTGcaaaagtttttggaattttataattcaagatgccaaaaaaaaagttatttctgATTTGTGGAATTATACTCCTACTTCTGGATTTATTGTAATACATATTTCTTTGAATgacattcttttttcaaatttcaattttagaaaacaaaattctctcgagcaaaagctttgaaaattatCTAATCCTACAGTAaacaaaaacatcattttcaattctggaaattgatttttctgaattcaaaatatgcatttcataaaattcaaattcagaaaaGAATATCgtcataatgtcgttagttttttcctATAGAATgcgtacagggtgcccagaaatatcgcgaacccctaaaaaagttttctgctaaatgtttcaGTTGATCACACTCACacactgaatgataataatgatagcacaatGATATGGTGCAATATGCCTTCACCATTAAGGTGGTTATTCCAATAGTGATCCTTTACATTGTGATATTAATAGCACATGACGTAAAGGTGCGCAGTAACGTGGTAAATTAGTCTGTTAGGGAGTAGGAGAAAGTCACTCTTGAAGGTCGCTGGAGAATCGTGGCTACGCGCCAAGATCCTTGAGAACCCAGCTTCACTTGATTTGTGTTAGCGGCCGTAGCAGGAGTCTCGTCAATTCGATGTAGTAGGTGTAATTTGTATTTGTCGTTTTACCCCAATTACGCTTTGGGTTTAATCTGTTCCAATCTTCACAATGCAAGGGATGATGATCCGCATCGTGCGTATCATTAACCGGTTCGGTTGACAATTCAGTGTAATAGCCGCAATGATCGGTAGCCTCGTTTAATTCAGCAGCCATGGTatagccactattattggggtcggCTTTTAGGGAGGACATGGTGAGATGCCAAGACAGTCAGCATTCGGTAAGTACAGACTTACATGGTGGTGCCTCCACTAAGTAAATTATTATTACACCTTAATTTACTAATGATGTCCTATGTCGTAGATTACATACGTTAGCATGTAATCTACCAATGTAATTCCTATCTTCCGGAGCATGCCTAGCAAAAATAGGTATACTCCTGGTTTCAATGCCATGTGTCATTGTCATGATCTTCTATAATTAATGTTAATTATTATTGGTGTTAATTATATCAGTGTAACCATagtacagtagacttccgcttatccggcttccgcttatccgga encodes:
- the LOC135834051 gene encoding zinc metalloproteinase nas-8-like, producing MLRLCFFVIFITVQSVAVEQDHNKNLDDRTIFRDPHHQFKMEQEIVHHRVPRGVIWDKKNRWPSSTIPYEISSKISKPTRDEIKRGIALLESKTCLKFKQRTGGCREKRFLSFLFGTKPCMPEDYIFFQDDDRDCYADIGRRGGKQIINVGDCSEAVFLIIHEIMHALGFAHEHQRMDRDEYIEVRYNNLIARYKSEFDKLDSDTMGIPYDFYSVMHYDSYSWSKDGNKPVLVPKVSIDKVT